The following nucleotide sequence is from Streptomyces sp. NBC_00239.
CGCCCGTGGAACTCTTGGGCTCCGCGCCCGAACCGGGGTGCGGAAGGCTCAGCAGGATGTCGACCGAGATCTGCGATTCGCTGCTGGAGAACACGAACGTGATGCTGCAGTGGTGAATGTCGTAACTCGTCCCCTCCTCCTCCAGAATGCACATGCGGTGGGACTTCCCAAGGATCTCGTTGGCCGTGGTGTTGGCCCGCATCGTGCCGGTGCTGGCGTAGGGGACCCCGAGCTGGACCGAGCCCCCGCCGATCGGCACGCCGACCCCGGTCACCTCGACGTCCGGGGCGCTGGCGCCCGCCCACGCCGCCCCCGTCCCGGACAGCAGCACCCCCGCCGCCGTCGCCGCCACCATCGCGCCCCGTGCCAAGGACTTCGCCCGCATCACACACTCCTGCCGCTGTCGCCGGCCACCCCTCGCGGCCGGTCCGCGGTCATCCGATCACCCTCCGTGACCGGCCTGTCGGCAACACCACGTTGTTCCGTGCAGGACCACTCGACTAGCCGGTGACATATGCCGGGCGCAAGCCGCGGCCGCCCCGTCCCAGGTGACGGCCGCCGGACCGGCGAAATGCGGCGCGCGGGGTGTGCGATGCTGCGGGCTCGTGTCTTCGACCCTGGGGAAATCGTGAGAACTGACGTCAGTCTCCACCCACTTGACGAGGGGCTCCTTCAGGCGCTGCTCGGCGCCGCCGTTGCCGACGCGGATCCGTTCGAGGTGATGCCGCCGGTGGATCCGGACGGGCCGCCGGGATGGACCGAGCAACGTCAAGCCGCGTTCCTCGCGTTCCACCGGTCGCGGGCGCTCGCGGTCGAGCCCGTGGAGTGCACGTACGTGATCGCCGTTGACGGGGATGTCATCGGTGCGGCCCGGCTGTGTCCGCTCGACGAGCCCGCCGGCACCGTGGAGGCGGGCGTGTGGATCGTGCGCGGGCAGCGCGGGGCGGGGGTCGGCGGGGCGGTGCTCCAGCGGATGATCTCGCTCGCGAGGTCGGCGGGGTTCGGCGCGTTCTTCATCAGCACCAAGCCGGAGAACACGGCCGTGCTGCGGCTGCTCGACGGGCTGGGCGCGGTGGCCCTCCGCGAGGGCGGCAGCGTGACGTCGACGATCGACCTCGGCACGGACAGCTCCGAGACCGCCGACACCGCCGACACCGAAGCGGAGACCGCCGCGGAGGGAGCCCGGCTCTGACCGGCCGGGCTCCTTCCCCGCCTCGTTGCCTCAGCGGTTGATGGGGTACGAGTGCCGGCCGCTCACCTCGTCGATCTCGGCGTGCGCTTTCTGCAGGAGTTTCGACGCCAGGTCCATGAGCGCGCGGGCGCCCGCGATCTCCTCGCCGACCCGCAGTTGATCGGGGTCGGAAGGGTGGCGCAGGGCGTAGCCGCGTCCCTTCAGTTCCGTGCCGTCCGACAGCCTGAGCAAGCACGCCGCGGTGGTGCGGTGGCCTTCGTCCGTGAATTCGTTCTCTACGTGCCATCCCACGTGCGTGGACATCGTGGATCACCTCCGGAGGTCGCCCTCTCTACCCTCCAGGGTGCGCCCGGCCCGTCCGGTCCGCGAGGCGGCGGAGGAGGCGTGATCGTTCGGCTTGACCCTCGACTTGGTGCAGGGCTCAGAGTCCTGGGTGTGGAGAGCGAGATGCGCAGTATCGGCGAGACGGCCCGCGACAGCGGGCTCGGGGTGAGTGCCCTGCGGTTCTACGACCGGTCGGGCGTGCTGGTGCCGGACCGGGTGGATCCGGTGAGCGGGTACCGGTGGTACGGGCCGGAGCAGCTGGAGGAGGCGCGGCTGCTGGCGCGGCTGCGGCGGGCCGGGATGCCGCTGGCGGACATCCGGCTCGTGCTGGCCGGCTGGTCCGGTGAGGACACCGTGCTGGTGCGGCAGCTGCTCCGGGCGCACCTGCGCCGCCTCGAAGCGGGGCTGGCCGATGCCCGCAGCGAGTTCTCCGCGGTCCGAGCACTACTCGCGCACAGGGAGAAGACCATGACTTCGATCCGTACCGACGCCGCCGCCCGTGTGGACGTCCCCGGGGCCGGGCTGGCCGCCGCGCTCGACGCGGTGCGTTTCGCCGCGAGTGCCGACCCGGAGCTGCCGATGCTCGGCGGGGTCCTGTTCGACATCGAGGGGGACGCGCTGCGGGTCGTGGCCACCGACCGGTACCGGCTGGCCGTCGGGCACGCCGTGACGGCCGGGCACGACGGGCCGCGCGTGCAGGTGATCGTGCCGTCGCCGCTCGCCGACGCGATGCGGGCGCTGCTGGCCGACGGCGACACGTCCGCGCGGCTGACCGTGGAGGACGGCCGGGTGGCGCTGGAGGCGGGCGACCGGCAGACGGCCGGCCGGTGCCTCGACCACGACTTCCCCGACTACCGGCGCCTGGTCCGGCTGCCGGCAGGGCGCCGGGCCGTGGTCGACGTACCGGCCTTCCGGGAGGCGCTGGAGACCGGGCCGGTGCGCGAGCGGGACGGTGGGGGCGCCGACCTCAGCGTGCTGGCGGTGACGGCCGACGGTGTGGTGTCCGTCTGCGGGGACGGCGACGGGGACGGGGACGGCGGGGACCGGGTCGCCGTCAACCGGGAGTTCCTGCTGGACGCGCTCGCCGCGGGGGGCGGGGAGCGGGTGGTGCTGGAGCTGGGCGCGCCGACCGCTCCGCTGGCGGTCCGGCGGACCGACAGCGAGGAGACGTTCTCGCTGCTGATGCCGGTCCGGCTGGAGAGCTGACCCAGGTCACCAGCGGGTTGCGCCGGGGCCGGGGGCCGGGGCGGGGCCGGGGGCGTCGTCGGGCGGGAGGGGGAGCCAGTCGCGTGCCGGGTCGTATTCCAGCCAGCGACCGGCCCCCGCTTCCGCGGCGCAGGCGGCGGTGAGGGCGGTCAGGTCCGGGTGGCCGTTGGCGGAGTTCCACAGCAGCGACCAGGCGTACAGCGGCGTGGGGTCGATCAGGGGGACGGTGCGCAGTCCGGGGATCTCCGGGAGGGGCACGTCGGCGGGCACGAGCGAGAAGCGGCGGGGGTCCTGGGCGACTTCGGTGAGGAAGTGGGCGAGCCCGAGGTTGACGCCGGCGGCGCGTTCCCGGATGCCGAAGTGGTCGGCGAAGCGGTGGAGGAAGTCGAGGCGGTCGAGCGCGCCGGGCGACCACAGGACGCTGTCGCGCAGCTGGTCGGGCCGCAGGGCCGGTGCGGTGGCGAGGGGGTGGTCCGCACTGAGGACGGCGTCGACGGGTTCGAGGCGGACCAGGCGGTGGGCCAGCCCTGCGGGCAGGGGCGGGTGGACCCGGCCGAAGGCGGCGTCGATGTCGCCGTGCAGGAGGGCTGCCGTGACGGACGGCAGGTCGCGCCCGTGGCCGGGCACCAGGCCGGGCGGCCGGCCCGCGTCAGACCCGGGCAGCCGGCCCGCGTCAGACCCGGGCAGCCGGCCCGCGTCAGACCCGGGCAGCCGGCCCGCGTCAGGCCCGGGCGGCGGGCTCTGGTCCTGTCCGTCTCGCCCCGCGACCCGGCCGGCGACCTGGGCCAGGGTCCGCATGGGGGCGTAGAGGTGGCCCCATACGTCCACGCGCAGGGGGCGGCTCGTGCCGATGGCCGCCGCCACCGCGGCGTCGGCGGCGGCCAGGGTCCGGCGGGCCGGTTCGAGGAAGCGGCGCCCCGCGTCGGTGAGGTGTACGCCGTGGCCGCCGCCGCGTCGGAACAGCGCGGTCCCCAGCAGGGATTCGAGCCGCGCGATCCGCTTGGACAGCGCCTGCTGGGAGATCGCGAGCGTCCCGGCCGCCCGCCCGAAGTGCAGTTCTTCGGCGGCGCGCACGAACGCCCGTAGCTGTGCGCCGTCCAGATCCATGGCTGTCACCATAGGCGACAACCGGAAGTTGTCGGATTCTCCCGCTCGTTGTTGGATCTCGGGGTGGCCGGGGAGGTTGCATCCTCGTCATGCGAAGACTGATTCCCACGGGAGACGCGGCGCGACCGGTCGCGTTCGCCGAAGTGCCCCAGCCGGTTCCGGAGGCCGACGAGGCGCTGGTGAAGGTCGAGGCGTTCGCGCCGAACCGGGGCGAGACGTTCCTCCTCGAACGCCCCCGTCCGGGGCTGCTGCCCGGCAA
It contains:
- a CDS encoding DNA polymerase III subunit beta family protein; this translates as MRSIGETARDSGLGVSALRFYDRSGVLVPDRVDPVSGYRWYGPEQLEEARLLARLRRAGMPLADIRLVLAGWSGEDTVLVRQLLRAHLRRLEAGLADARSEFSAVRALLAHREKTMTSIRTDAAARVDVPGAGLAAALDAVRFAASADPELPMLGGVLFDIEGDALRVVATDRYRLAVGHAVTAGHDGPRVQVIVPSPLADAMRALLADGDTSARLTVEDGRVALEAGDRQTAGRCLDHDFPDYRRLVRLPAGRRAVVDVPAFREALETGPVRERDGGGADLSVLAVTADGVVSVCGDGDGDGDGGDRVAVNREFLLDALAAGGGERVVLELGAPTAPLAVRRTDSEETFSLLMPVRLES
- a CDS encoding GNAT family N-acetyltransferase; amino-acid sequence: MRTDVSLHPLDEGLLQALLGAAVADADPFEVMPPVDPDGPPGWTEQRQAAFLAFHRSRALAVEPVECTYVIAVDGDVIGAARLCPLDEPAGTVEAGVWIVRGQRGAGVGGAVLQRMISLARSAGFGAFFISTKPENTAVLRLLDGLGAVALREGGSVTSTIDLGTDSSETADTADTEAETAAEGARL
- a CDS encoding DUF1876 domain-containing protein, producing the protein MSTHVGWHVENEFTDEGHRTTAACLLRLSDGTELKGRGYALRHPSDPDQLRVGEEIAGARALMDLASKLLQKAHAEIDEVSGRHSYPINR
- a CDS encoding LysR family transcriptional regulator, yielding MDLDGAQLRAFVRAAEELHFGRAAGTLAISQQALSKRIARLESLLGTALFRRGGGHGVHLTDAGRRFLEPARRTLAAADAAVAAAIGTSRPLRVDVWGHLYAPMRTLAQVAGRVAGRDGQDQSPPPGPDAGRLPGSDAGRLPGSDAGRLPGSDAGRPPGLVPGHGRDLPSVTAALLHGDIDAAFGRVHPPLPAGLAHRLVRLEPVDAVLSADHPLATAPALRPDQLRDSVLWSPGALDRLDFLHRFADHFGIRERAAGVNLGLAHFLTEVAQDPRRFSLVPADVPLPEIPGLRTVPLIDPTPLYAWSLLWNSANGHPDLTALTAACAAEAGAGRWLEYDPARDWLPLPPDDAPGPAPAPGPGATRW